The Caldilineales bacterium genome has a window encoding:
- a CDS encoding type II toxin-antitoxin system Phd/YefM family antitoxin, with protein MRIAPLAEVKAQLSAYIEQCQTQGPIVITRNGKAVAVLLAPADDDDLEGLLLARSPRFQSLLARSRESIKQGKGLSGEDFWKAVAERTPEKAKAPPTTSSSA; from the coding sequence ATGAGAATCGCCCCTTTGGCAGAAGTCAAAGCGCAACTTAGCGCCTATATCGAGCAGTGCCAAACGCAAGGACCGATCGTCATCACCCGCAATGGCAAAGCCGTCGCAGTGTTGCTGGCGCCCGCCGACGATGACGATCTGGAAGGGTTACTACTGGCCCGGTCGCCGCGCTTTCAAAGCCTGCTGGCGCGCTCGCGCGAAAGCATCAAGCAGGGCAAAGGCTTGTCAGGCGAGGACTTCTGGAAGGCAGTCGCCGAACGCACGCCAGAGAAGGCCAAAGCGCCCCCAACGACGTCATCGTCCGCCTGA
- a CDS encoding type II toxin-antitoxin system HicA family toxin: MNKRQRETLDKIFQTPVPASLEWRDIEALFLAVGARMVEGSGSRVRFELNGVVATFHRPHPEKEAKPYQVRDARRFLEQAGVKP; this comes from the coding sequence ATGAATAAACGTCAGCGCGAAACCCTGGACAAGATCTTCCAAACGCCTGTGCCCGCCTCGCTGGAATGGCGCGATATCGAGGCGCTCTTTCTGGCGGTTGGCGCACGCATGGTGGAAGGCAGCGGCTCACGGGTGCGTTTCGAGTTGAATGGTGTGGTAGCGACGTTCCATCGACCCCACCCGGAGAAAGAGGCGAAACCGTACCAGGTGCGCGACGCGCGGCGGTTCTTAGAGCAAGCAGGGGTCAAACCATGA
- a CDS encoding putative addiction module antidote protein encodes MEHKKIITHAWDVTEHLETEADMAAYLDAALEDGDAALVVAALGDIARAKGMSQIARDAGLGRESLYKALSATGNPEFGTILKVVQALGLQFHVQVADTQRAGA; translated from the coding sequence ATGGAACACAAAAAGATTATCACTCATGCTTGGGACGTAACCGAGCATCTCGAAACCGAAGCGGACATGGCTGCCTATCTGGACGCGGCCTTGGAAGATGGCGATGCGGCTTTGGTAGTGGCTGCGCTCGGCGACATCGCGCGCGCCAAAGGCATGTCACAAATCGCTCGCGACGCGGGGTTGGGCCGCGAGAGCTTGTACAAGGCGCTCTCCGCAACGGGCAATCCGGAGTTTGGCACGATTCTCAAGGTCGTACAGGCACTCGGGTTACAGTTTCATGTGCAGGTGGCAGATACTCAAAGGGCAGGCGCTTGA
- a CDS encoding type II toxin-antitoxin system PemK/MazF family toxin: protein MWLTFNPQAGHEQAGRRPAVVLSPLSYNAKVGLALLCPITSAVKGYPFEVTIPNGLPASGVILADQVKSLDWQARDVEFICALPAAVTHETLQKVGLLLAE, encoded by the coding sequence GTGTGGCTCACCTTCAATCCGCAGGCGGGCCATGAGCAGGCGGGACGACGCCCGGCTGTGGTGCTGTCTCCGCTCTCCTATAATGCCAAAGTTGGTTTGGCGCTCTTGTGTCCGATCACCAGTGCGGTCAAGGGGTATCCGTTCGAGGTGACGATTCCGAACGGCTTACCCGCAAGCGGTGTGATTCTGGCGGATCAAGTCAAGAGCCTGGACTGGCAGGCCAGGGATGTAGAGTTCATCTGCGCTTTGCCAGCGGCGGTTACGCATGAAACTCTGCAGAAGGTTGGGCTGCTTTTGGCAGAATAG
- a CDS encoding type II toxin-antitoxin system HicB family antitoxin, with amino-acid sequence MNTMTYKGYAARIEYSDEDQCFIGHVAGINDVVGFHGESVAELRTAFEEAVEDYLTTCEKLNRAPQKPYSGRLMLRVSPEIHAAVAAAAQVSGKSINQWAADAFTRAVHA; translated from the coding sequence ATGAACACGATGACTTACAAAGGATATGCAGCTCGTATCGAATACAGCGATGAAGATCAATGCTTCATCGGCCATGTCGCCGGCATCAATGACGTGGTCGGTTTTCACGGCGAGTCGGTCGCCGAATTACGCACGGCGTTTGAGGAAGCGGTCGAGGACTATCTCACCACCTGCGAGAAGCTGAATCGCGCGCCGCAGAAACCCTATTCTGGCAGGCTCATGCTGCGCGTCTCGCCCGAAATACACGCTGCGGTCGCTGCGGCCGCGCAAGTCAGCGGTAAAAGCATTAATCAGTGGGCTGCTGATGCCTTCACCCGCGCCGTGCACGCCTAA
- a CDS encoding AbrB/MazE/SpoVT family DNA-binding domain-containing protein yields the protein METRVQRWGNSLAVRIPKPLADEVGLKDNSPVQISLHDQQLVVVPVLKPAFSLEALLTQVTESNRHAEMLTGPAVGGEAW from the coding sequence ATGGAAACTCGTGTGCAGCGTTGGGGTAACAGTCTCGCCGTGCGGATTCCCAAGCCACTGGCGGATGAAGTCGGCCTGAAAGACAACTCGCCCGTTCAGATTTCACTGCATGATCAGCAGTTGGTGGTCGTGCCGGTGCTCAAACCTGCCTTCAGCCTGGAGGCGCTACTCACCCAAGTCACCGAAAGCAACCGACATGCCGAAATGCTGACCGGCCCGGCCGTTGGGGGTGAAGCGTGGTAG